A single window of Senegalia massiliensis DNA harbors:
- a CDS encoding carboxylate--amine ligase, giving the protein MQNKAVVLGANYYIGLSIIRSLGIEGINVTAIDYSKKDTYGFHSKYLNEKLIAPHYKEHPDELVDFLISYAKKQDKKPVLFPSADPYVEFIDKYLYKLKKYYLIPQNEKGLYTTVMNKESLHRLAEKHNIAVPETVRLNEENYIEKVERIIKYPCIVKPVDSPSFVRKFKIKLFKVYNRDDLINSIKKATDENLEVIIQRIIPGFDDHMYTFDAYVDQYNKVTHWMTCQKLRQYPINFGASVYTSQKYIPELYHIAANFLEAIGFKGFSEIEFKKDAETGKYYLIEINARTTNLNSLIYKCGLNMPYIAYRELIGEPLNPKSINYDTNLTFWYAYEDLLAVKDYIKTKQLTFLKVLSSYFKPKAYAIWDIKDPKPAISFMNSKFKHAKNKFL; this is encoded by the coding sequence AAACTATTATATAGGTCTTAGTATTATACGCTCCTTAGGAATAGAAGGTATAAATGTAACTGCTATTGACTATTCTAAGAAAGACACCTATGGTTTTCATTCTAAATATCTAAATGAAAAATTAATAGCTCCTCATTATAAGGAACATCCTGATGAATTAGTTGATTTTTTAATAAGTTATGCTAAAAAGCAAGATAAAAAACCCGTACTATTTCCTAGTGCTGATCCTTATGTAGAATTTATAGATAAATATTTATATAAGTTAAAAAAATATTATCTTATACCTCAAAATGAAAAAGGACTATATACTACTGTCATGAATAAAGAATCTCTTCATAGATTAGCAGAAAAGCATAATATAGCTGTACCTGAAACAGTAAGACTTAATGAAGAAAATTATATAGAAAAGGTAGAAAGGATAATTAAATATCCATGCATTGTAAAACCTGTAGATTCTCCTTCATTTGTAAGGAAATTTAAAATTAAACTCTTTAAAGTATATAATAGAGACGATCTAATAAATTCAATAAAAAAAGCAACAGATGAAAATTTAGAAGTTATAATTCAAAGAATAATACCTGGCTTTGATGATCATATGTACACATTTGATGCTTATGTAGATCAATATAATAAAGTTACTCATTGGATGACTTGTCAAAAGCTCCGTCAATATCCTATAAATTTTGGAGCTTCAGTTTATACAAGTCAAAAATACATACCAGAGTTATACCATATAGCAGCTAATTTTTTAGAAGCTATAGGATTTAAAGGATTTTCAGAAATCGAATTTAAAAAAGATGCTGAAACTGGCAAATATTATCTAATAGAAATAAATGCGAGAACTACTAATTTAAATAGCCTTATATATAAATGTGGGCTCAATATGCCATATATAGCATATAGAGAATTAATAGGTGAACCTTTAAATCCAAAATCTATAAATTATGATACTAATTTAACTTTTTGGTATGCATATGAGGATTTACTTGCGGTAAAAGATTATATTAAAACTAAACAATTAACTTTTTTAAAAGTTTTATCATCTTATTTTAAACCAAAAGCATATGCAATATGGGATATAAAAGATCCGAAACCAGCAATATCATTTATGAACTCAAAATTTAAACATGCTAAAAATAAGTTTTTATAA
- a CDS encoding Mur ligase family protein, producing the protein MIKLNELLKSINIINSWNEKNIDITGISYHSKKVQKGNIFVCIKGYKTDGHKYIMNAINNGASALIVEEYQDGWNIPQYQVSNSRKALAHLSSHFYNNPSRSMKIIGITATNGKTTTSFMTDKILSDNGSNTGLIGTVMSKFGDVTIPSILTTPESLDLQNYFYQMKNKKVSHVTMEVSSSSLELNRVENVDFDIVAFNNISREHIDLHGSFEDYFNVKSSLITKAKESAWAVLNIDSPMLKNLIDKTEANILTYGVENKDGDLSCEELDLSTGRASFYVSINNPLNLGDIKYDKRRFKINLSVPGFHSVYNSMSAIAIALLSGVPIKTIQKSLESFVGVERRFQFIFEDNFKIIDDHFANVGNINVTLGTLHKMVYKDLHLVYAIRGSRGPIVNKENAETIANWADKLGFKKIIATKSTSHVTEKDKVTQEELDVFMDIMNKNNIEVELYDELPDAINSGLSRAKDSDVVLLAGCQGMDYGAHIALEIMHDLRPDINKDLLYIPLKDRVAGSSSLDIME; encoded by the coding sequence ATGATTAAATTAAATGAACTTCTTAAATCAATAAATATAATTAATTCTTGGAATGAAAAAAATATTGACATAACAGGAATATCATATCATTCAAAAAAGGTTCAAAAGGGCAATATATTTGTATGCATAAAAGGATATAAAACTGATGGTCATAAGTATATAATGAACGCAATCAACAATGGAGCAAGTGCATTAATTGTAGAAGAATATCAAGATGGATGGAATATCCCACAATATCAAGTATCAAATAGTAGAAAGGCACTAGCACATTTAAGTAGTCATTTTTATAATAACCCTTCGCGAAGTATGAAAATTATAGGAATTACTGCTACAAATGGAAAAACAACAACATCATTTATGACAGACAAAATACTTTCTGATAATGGATCTAATACAGGACTTATTGGAACAGTTATGAGTAAGTTTGGAGATGTGACTATACCTTCAATCTTAACAACTCCTGAATCATTAGATTTACAAAATTACTTTTACCAAATGAAAAATAAAAAAGTTTCACATGTAACAATGGAAGTTTCATCATCTTCTTTAGAATTAAATAGAGTTGAAAATGTAGACTTTGATATTGTTGCCTTTAATAATATAAGTAGAGAACATATTGATTTACATGGCTCCTTTGAAGATTATTTCAATGTGAAATCAAGTCTTATCACAAAGGCTAAAGAATCTGCTTGGGCAGTACTTAATATTGATTCACCTATGCTTAAAAATTTAATAGATAAAACTGAAGCAAATATTTTAACATATGGTGTTGAAAATAAAGATGGTGATTTATCATGTGAAGAACTAGATCTATCTACAGGTAGAGCAAGTTTCTATGTATCTATAAATAATCCTTTAAATCTAGGAGATATAAAATATGATAAAAGAAGATTTAAAATAAATTTATCAGTACCAGGATTCCATTCAGTATATAATTCAATGAGTGCTATTGCTATTGCTCTTTTATCTGGAGTTCCAATAAAAACTATTCAAAAAAGTTTAGAAAGTTTTGTTGGTGTTGAAAGACGTTTTCAATTTATATTTGAAGATAACTTTAAAATTATAGATGACCACTTTGCAAATGTTGGAAATATAAATGTTACACTTGGCACTCTTCATAAGATGGTTTATAAAGATTTACATTTAGTATATGCAATAAGAGGCAGTCGTGGACCAATAGTAAATAAAGAAAATGCTGAAACAATAGCAAATTGGGCAGATAAATTAGGCTTCAAGAAAATAATAGCAACAAAAAGTACCTCTCATGTAACCGAAAAAGATAAAGTCACTCAAGAAGAATTAGATGTATTTATGGATATCATGAATAAAAATAATATAGAAGTAGAGTTGTATGATGAATTACCTGATGCAATTAATAGTGGGCTTTCTCGTGCAAAAGACAGCGATGTAGTATTGCTGGCAGGGTGCCAAGGTATGGATTATGGTGCTCATATTGCACTTGAAATCATGCATGACTTAAGACCGGATATAAATAAAGACTTATTATATATACCTCTAAAAGATAGGGTAGCTGGTTCATCAAGTCTAGATATTATGGAATAA
- a CDS encoding aspartate/glutamate racemase family protein, giving the protein MNDKVIGILGGMGPEATADLFIKIIKATKVNSDQDHFRVIIDNNPKIPDRTKYILGLGENPVQALIQTGRNLEKSGVDIACIPCITAHYFIEEVQSNLKIPILNCLEQTNKYIKQNYPNIKTIGVLSTTGTINIKLFEKYIKNINLIYPDKNIQKYNVMEAIYGEKGIKSGNIDKYPLNLLLQASEQLIKNGAEILISGCTEINLVLKTSHISIPLLDPMQILADDIIKS; this is encoded by the coding sequence ATGAATGATAAGGTTATAGGTATATTAGGTGGAATGGGACCTGAAGCTACTGCTGATTTATTTATAAAAATTATAAAGGCTACAAAAGTAAATTCAGACCAAGATCATTTTAGGGTTATCATAGATAATAATCCTAAAATACCAGATAGAACAAAATATATATTAGGATTAGGTGAAAATCCAGTACAAGCTCTAATACAAACAGGTAGAAACTTAGAAAAATCTGGTGTAGATATAGCATGTATACCCTGCATTACTGCTCATTATTTTATAGAAGAAGTACAGAGCAACTTAAAAATTCCAATCTTAAATTGCCTAGAACAAACTAATAAATATATAAAGCAGAATTACCCAAATATTAAAACCATTGGTGTACTTTCAACTACTGGAACTATAAATATAAAATTATTTGAGAAGTACATTAAAAACATAAATCTAATTTATCCCGATAAAAATATTCAGAAATATAATGTAATGGAAGCTATATATGGAGAAAAAGGGATAAAAAGTGGAAATATAGATAAATATCCTCTTAACTTATTACTACAGGCTAGTGAGCAACTTATAAAAAATGGAGCTGAAATATTGATTTCTGGATGCACTGAAATCAATCTGGTGTTAAAGACTTCACATATATCTATACCTTTACTAGACCCCATGCAAATATTAGCAGATGATATAATAAAAAGCTAA
- a CDS encoding penicillin-binding transpeptidase domain-containing protein, with protein sequence MNKHKISILIIVVFLMTVLVFTGCSSQTKEEAFSTYKDNWESKDYEKMYGMLSTDSKKYISKEDFITRYTNIYDGIGAKDINIELNEEQDKEDTLKFKLKMDSVAGEMKLEDFNIEMVEEERDGEKKWYVKWDESLIFPEMSKEDKVRVETLYAERGEIYDKFGNGLAVNGTRYNIGIYPKLFEENKESNISNMANILDIDKELIEDKLDKNTNPEYFIPIVKLSVDDTKLSQLLDIKGVKHQEVKERVYPGGEAFGALIGYTGSITAEELEKDKEGIYNSTSIVGKLGLESVHEKSLRSKDGKEIYISKINDGEEIDKVVLAKTRPEDGKDLKLSIDMDLQKKIYNEMDGSVGASVAIHPITGEVLSMVSSPSFDSNLFTTYISKTQSKEWEDTEVNEFQNRFNDAYSPGSTFKLVTADIALDKNSINPSEKLSINGKRWQKDNSWGDYKVTRVSDKISNVNLNDAFVYSDNIYFAMAALEIGEKNFIEESKKFGFDEDIPVNYPIEKSQIANENNIENEILLANTGYGQGEVLVSPLHLSLIYSSVVNDGNIMKPILEQGEGVKSEIWKKDVITDKNIDILREGLINVIEDENGTGNEAKLDGIKLAGKTGTAELKSSQSETGKENGWFVAMNVDNPELVVSMIIEGVEDKGGSHYVVPRVKNIMEYYIK encoded by the coding sequence TAGTTGTATTTTTAATGACTGTATTAGTATTTACTGGATGTAGTAGTCAGACTAAAGAAGAGGCATTTAGTACATATAAAGATAATTGGGAATCTAAAGATTATGAAAAAATGTATGGAATGTTATCAACTGATTCAAAAAAATATATATCAAAAGAAGATTTTATAACAAGATATACTAATATATATGATGGTATTGGAGCTAAGGATATAAATATAGAACTAAATGAAGAACAAGACAAAGAGGATACGTTGAAATTTAAGTTGAAAATGGATTCAGTAGCAGGTGAAATGAAACTAGAAGATTTTAATATTGAAATGGTAGAAGAAGAGAGAGATGGAGAAAAAAAATGGTATGTGAAATGGGATGAAAGTCTAATTTTCCCAGAGATGAGTAAAGAAGATAAAGTTAGAGTAGAAACATTATATGCAGAAAGAGGAGAAATATACGATAAATTTGGAAATGGACTTGCTGTAAATGGGACAAGATATAACATAGGTATATATCCTAAATTATTTGAAGAAAATAAAGAATCTAATATATCTAATATGGCAAATATTCTGGACATAGACAAAGAATTAATAGAAGATAAATTAGACAAAAATACTAATCCAGAATATTTTATTCCTATAGTAAAGTTGTCAGTAGATGATACAAAACTTTCGCAACTTCTTGATATCAAAGGTGTAAAACATCAAGAAGTTAAAGAAAGAGTATATCCTGGAGGAGAAGCGTTTGGAGCATTAATTGGCTATACTGGCTCTATAACAGCTGAAGAATTAGAAAAGGATAAAGAAGGTATATATAATAGTACAAGTATAGTTGGGAAACTAGGACTAGAGTCAGTTCATGAAAAAAGTCTTCGTTCTAAAGATGGTAAAGAAATATATATATCTAAAATAAATGATGGAGAGGAAATAGACAAGGTAGTTTTAGCAAAAACTAGACCTGAAGATGGTAAAGATTTAAAATTATCTATAGATATGGATTTACAAAAGAAAATATATAATGAAATGGACGGAAGTGTAGGGGCATCTGTTGCAATACATCCAATAACTGGTGAAGTTTTATCAATGGTAAGTTCTCCTTCATTTGATTCAAATTTATTTACAACTTATATATCAAAGACTCAATCTAAGGAATGGGAAGATACAGAAGTAAATGAATTTCAAAATAGATTTAATGATGCATATTCTCCAGGCTCTACATTTAAACTTGTAACGGCAGATATTGCTTTAGATAAAAATTCAATAAATCCTAGTGAAAAATTGAGTATAAATGGAAAGCGGTGGCAAAAAGATAATTCTTGGGGAGATTATAAAGTAACTAGAGTGAGTGATAAAATTTCTAATGTTAATTTAAATGATGCATTTGTATATTCAGATAATATATATTTTGCAATGGCTGCACTTGAGATTGGAGAAAAAAACTTTATAGAAGAATCGAAAAAATTTGGATTCGATGAAGACATTCCAGTGAACTATCCTATAGAAAAGTCTCAAATTGCTAATGAAAATAATATTGAAAATGAAATACTATTAGCGAATACGGGATATGGTCAAGGAGAAGTACTTGTAAGCCCATTACATCTTTCGTTAATTTATAGTTCAGTTGTAAATGATGGAAATATAATGAAACCTATATTAGAACAAGGTGAAGGTGTTAAATCAGAAATATGGAAAAAAGATGTTATAACTGATAAAAATATAGACATATTAAGAGAAGGTTTAATTAATGTAATTGAAGATGAAAATGGCACAGGAAATGAAGCTAAACTTGATGGCATAAAATTGGCAGGTAAAACTGGAACTGCAGAATTAAAATCATCACAAAGCGAAACTGGAAAAGAAAATGGCTGGTTTGTAGCTATGAATGTTGATAACCCTGAATTAGTAGTTTCTATGATAATAGAAGGTGTAGAAGATAAAGGCGGTAGTCATTATGTTGTTCCAAGAGTTAAAAATATAATGGAGTATTATATAAAATAA